The sequence below is a genomic window from Xyrauchen texanus isolate HMW12.3.18 chromosome 46, RBS_HiC_50CHRs, whole genome shotgun sequence.
tttattttttacacaaacctatcgatttggtCAAACCTATCGAAggcattaattgattgactggagtcatgtggattacttttaagctgcataAATATGTGTTTtagaccgtcaaacagccagcagcctcatggcacccattcacttttattgtatggacataaaaatcttcaatttgcttctgctgaagaaggaaagacacacacatctgggatggcttaaaggtgagtcaatcatgagagaatttatatttttgggtgaactattcctttaagtagctCTCAATGGATGCTGCTAATCTTGTAAATTTTGTATCAATAAAATACTTCAGGAAATACTGTTTTACACTTTCATCTTATTGGTTGTGACGTACTGAGGCTTCGCCTCTCTGTACTCCTCAGTATCGCTGTCCTCGTCCTCGGAGTAGTGTCCGGGGTCTCGACCCCCTCGCATCAGGCCACGAGCGGCTAGCAGCCCTGCCGCGTTACCGTAACCTGTATACTTGATAAACCTGGAAACTGATACATGACAGAACAGAGAGCCATTATGAACCTCCACCTTCCTTGAAAATTCCTAGTACGCAATTATATATGCTCTAATTCATTATTCGAATGTAAAAATTACACATgtcacctttaaaggaatagttctacccaaaatgaaaattctctcatcattttctcaccctcatgccatccatgtatgactttttttcttctgcttaacacaaacatatttttagaagaatatctcaactgtgaaggcccatacaatgcaagtgaatggttgccaaaactttgaaggtccaagaagcacataaaggccacataaaagtaatccaaatgactccagtgtttaaatccaaatcttctgaatcggtatgatagatgtgggtgagaaacagatcaatatttaagtccttttttactaaacattctcctccctgcccagtaggtggcgatatacacgaAGAtcgtgaattgccaaaaacaaaagaagaatgtgaatgtgagatTTATTGGGAAAAagttattgatctgtttctcacccacacctatcatattttcaaaaaaatgtcatttgacttcagcagaagaaagaagtcatacacatcagcaAGGGCATAGCAGCCGCAGGACACGTCCCCCGcactctttaaaaagatgctttttgtcccccacacttttccaagctaaacccatacgaGTCCAAATggtgtatacagtattctttgcgttttgttactttgggctgattgagagacaatccagccaatcataggtgagtttcatgagccaaaaCAACCCTTACATAATAGGCCGTTAGTTAGAAtccattcatttctacaaagttacTTTCAACAAtgcttatttataaaaaaattatctgcattgatgttgatctaaattaataatctagagatgagaaACACAAACAAGAGTTATTTATCTGCATATCGATCTTGCGTattacgtgaaatgcactgcagaaaacaaacaagggacaatccttcttttaagcatacattgtaagTGGAATTTATATCAGcacatgagtcttcattaagttatgctttttacattgtttgtgaggtaatagtttgattggttgtttttgccaatttaagcagactACTAGATCCGTggtaaatatgtaaagctatttttaatatcagatcctgtttttttacctctatgtttGTACTAACTGTAGGGAtatgatagatttgctttgttcttataatacttaaaacctctactaaagtctctttgtaagTCTGTTTGATCGTTGATTTAGTGACTAACTAATTCCACACAAGATGCTCATTTTTCACCActttctggcatcaccagaaatggtcactgtataattaaatggatctgaacgaattttggtgaatgtagtcaaaacactacacacatttaaatcccacaatgcacaagcacagagtaaaaaataaaattgtgcacatgcacaattgtcattattgtaattgattaaataatttattcaggaccaggtTGTGCTCAGTATTTTATTGTTATGTGTGAAAGCTGCCCTTTATTTTGCAGCAGATTTCGCAACACttcaatctttaaaatactacaaatattaaaagtaaataatacatatatatatctatatctatatatatatatatatatatatatatatataaaaataatacatatatattaatatatactgtaatgtattaatactgcactgtaaatgTTGGGTCTGTGCGAACCACCTACTGACAACTGTGcccccctcccacacacacacacacacacacacacttttaaaatgactgctacaccCCTGCACATCTGTTATggaatgagggtaaatgatgagataactttcatttttgggtgaactttccaaaccgaatattttattttattgaaatttagCATACCGCTCTCTTTGCACAGCACAAACAGGAACTCAGCGGCACAGTGCTTCACGTCTGTGTCTATGTGGGTCATTAGACGCACCAGCTTGTTTCGCAGGGCATGACCAACCTCGGGTCGGTTTTTGACATCTCGTAATGGGGGAAGCACCTGAGCAGACACACAAGAAttagcacacacaaacatacagtactTCATCAGAACAAAGAAATCTCTCTTAACGATCTCCAAAGAAAAGTCTTAATCCAGTCTCACTTTCATTCGTAAGAATTTCCTTGTCTCTCTGTGAATCCGGGCACTCTCCGTCAGTAAATTTAATGAAGGCAGCAGGGTTTCCTTGAGCTTGTCTCCCTAGAAATATAACAGGTGGAGACAGTGAGGAATCAAATTGTTATATATATCTGAGCACCAGCTGTGTCCTGATGTAAAAATCCCCCAAGGCATTGCACACTCTCCCAATGCGCCcagcaaaaaaataacaaatgaaccAGGACACTGATAAAACAAGTGTTGCCCTgctgtgttttgtgtgctggtcccccagcatgggatgctggtgtgctgctGTCTCCACCAGGCTTCTTAGCTAGCTTAACCAGATTTACCAGATAGGTTTTGCTGctgaaaagcatggctatgctggtccaccagcaagaccagcactaaccagccttAACCAGCTGGGAATTGCACGCTGGTTAATCTGGTCAATTTAGCAGGGACAGCAGCTCCCGGAACAGAAATaacaaattaactttatcacaggTTTTACACTTTTTCCTAACTAAGCATAAAATTTCTaatgtttaagtcatttttctGTTCTCACTTAATGCTAAATGATGCATGAAGCgacaaaatcacagccaatcagaacatatttgatgtttaaagggacaattcaccacaaaattaaaattctctcatcatttactctccctaatgccatcccagatgtgtatgactttctttcctatgctaaacacaaaaaaacattttagaagatTGTTTCAGCTCTATATGACAGGTTTGttagagaaacagaccaatatttaagtctttttttctataaattctcctccatacccagtaggtggcgatatgcacaactaatgcgaatcgccaaataaaaaagaagaagaatgtgaaaatcaaaatggagatttaaagtaaaaaaggacttaaatattgatatgtttttcaCTCAAACTTACTGTATCATATCgcttccgaagacatggattaaaacactggagtcatatggattacttttacgctgcctttaaatgctttttgagcTTAGAAATTGTGGtctcaattcacttgcattgtatggacctacagagctgagatattctaaaaatcttagtttttgttcagcagatgatagaaagtcatacacatcagggatggcatgaggttgagtaaattatgagaattataatttttgggcgaactattcctttaatccacAGGTATGGAGAATTTTCAactaatgagatttcactgtgggcagAGCACCCAGCCCAAAATGACAAAAGTAGAaaccaactgattgacaaaatgTCTTGGCAGTTGCAGCTAGCTTGAAAAAAGTACCATATTATCATGGAAGAGATGTGATTTAATGTAGACACTTGATTTCATACATGTTGTTAAAGTTTTCTCAATAGTATCTAGCAAATTGTGCTATTAAATATTGTGACGAGGATAATGGCCGGGCCATGATAGTGCATGAATCAGTCAGttggagagtgagataaaggggagccggaggtgccagttcgagagagagagatgcacgtggcctaattttttatgttgttttaagttaattcatatcattaaagtttatgtttatttttcctcctcctttcccaCCTTTGAACAGTTACAAATATCTATagagtgtttatgctgtattgaaataattattttgtatccAGTGCTCACCCTGTCGAGTCTTTTCTCCATAAACTGCAGCAACACTTTGACGGCATCCATGTTGACGCCCATGTACTCAATAGACCCCTGCTGGACTTTAGGCATCAGCAAGACATCAAGACATGGAAGGGGCAGGTTCCCCAGAAGGTTCACTGTGTGGCTGTAGAAAAagaaatcacatttacatttaaccCAAAAATATGGACTGATAAGAATAATGGGGTATTCATGTGGCACAAAAATCCAGCCTTGAAGCTTTTCTTTTCACAAAATGACTAATTAGCTAGCAACAAGGTCCCAATGGATCTGCTCTAATTTATTAAGAATTGTTACAAATCAGAGCAAGGCACTCAGTCATACTTAACAGAATCTGTGCCAGTGTGTAACTGTTTCAAGTTCATAATTCAGTTTTGCATATTACTGAGTGGCCTTACAATCCATAAATCCTTGAGTCcatattttccaaaaatattagatgtgtgtgtgtgtgtgtgtgtgtttatctatgTGCACCTGTGCATCTCCTCTGTGTGTTCCTCCCCCTCTGAGGTGCTCATAATGCAGTGTCTCAGTATGGCACCCAGGTGTCTATAAGTGGCTGCTTCCTCCTGGGCCAAACACACCAGCAGAATGTAAGTCCCATGATCCAACATTAGATCTGGTTCACTAATTAAACACTGTTATTTACACTGAGTGAACAATCAAATTGGAATGGATGTGTAATACCTATTCAACAAGCTTCTGTATGGGCAtgatattgacattatatttgtGAGGTTATAAAAAACACCCAAACACTttgttaaaattgcaagcaatgtAGAAAGACAGGCAAATACCAAATACTTTTGCAAGAGCACAAAATAACCAAAGTGTTAAAGGTTCTAAGcttactgaaataatttttttttaaatggaagaaagggaaccaatcacaattcagtttgcaatatggagcacaacagtctggttccagaagttaaAATCCAATTTATTATTTCCAGTGGGAAATTGattttaacgataacttataaacctttaaagactgacataccatgagctctgaggatGTTAATGGGTGGTGTATACTTCTGCTAAGGCCATCAGTCTATATTATTTCAATTTAATATTGGAATTTGTGGTGaataactacattacccatgatccagCTTAGAAAAATCTACCAATCAGAGAGTTGCTGCAAACGAAGTGCAGCAAAAGAGCTCTGGAGAACACTTaaatgacgcactgtgaatgactaGTCAGTCTTCCCACACTCTAAAACTattgatatatttgtattagagctgtcagaatgaaCGTGTTAAcgtatgtaattaattaaaaagtttagCGTGTTCAGTTTTCTTAATTTcgataaacacatttattatttgtaatgttgtgatgcaCCTCCTTgcttgttggtttggttcattgctTACAACTCATCTATAAAGACTTTTacgaaatccctatggaaaaaatgtatgtgaaaattacttctggaaccaagactgTTGAAAAAGTGGGCCGGGCACTGTTGCCCTCGATTGTGGTGGATGCAAACACATCAGTCTAACCTCGTCCACCTTTCGACGGTTGGAATCGAAGGTGACATTGAAAAGAATCTTTAAGATTTCCATAGCTCGCTCCGTCTCCTGCCTCCCCAACGGGGGCAGCTCTGAGCACCCATCCACACCCGCACGGGCAACTTCGTATGTGTCAGGCCAACAGAGGTCAAGCGTGGCATCCAGAGCCTCTGACAGCAGACTAACACCCCGCAGCTCGCGTGCCAGCTGAGCTCTCACATCCACACGGAGGGCGGTAATCAGAAACGTGAGCCGCAGGTCGAAGAATCGAACGTCATGATTCCACTGAGGCTCGCGGCACTGTTTCATCCTCTCAACCAATCCCATGATCAACTGAAGCTCCGCCCCCGCCTCCTGAGCTGCTTCGCTGTTGAAGACAATGTTGCATAAGCACTTCAGGGCTTCCACGATCACTTCCAGGTCTGGGATCTCAGGTGTGATGCCCTCGACCTGACCCAGGCAGGCGTGTCGGATCAGTATCTGCATCGCATGGCGGGTGGTGAATGGAGCCAGGCTCTTCTTATCACGCGAGAGGATTCGGATGCTTTCCAGGCAGGCCAGCTGACATGACGGTTGGAGGTCTCGCTCCAGGAAGCCAAGCACTAGCTCGCCCAGCCGCTGAGAACAGTGAGAGATACAGTGAAATGAAGCCTTTGATCACCTGGTTTTGCTTCAAGACTCAGATTTTATattaagtgaaagtggagatttataataaaaaaagacttacaggacctacagagctaaaaatattattctaaaaataacCCCCCATTCCTCCTACATCTGGCTAGCAATAGTAAATAGCAAATCATGTTCATGGCTATGAaataaactaaaggctattggctatttaaaaaaagaaaagaagaagcaCTTTGCAAAGAGCTGCAACCCATTGTTTGGATGTGAGAGGCCTAATATCTCAATTGTGCGATTTTCATGTGATTCAATGTGGTTTGCCACTTACATCTTtaaattcatgcttcaaaacacTTTTGTATTGCAAGATATGTGTCCTGTTTTTACTAGAGTAGCTGCTTTATCCATATCAAAACTAATAAGACTCACTAAcaacattatttttaatgaatcTGCATGTTTACCTCCCATCCCAAGGTAATTTAATGAACTGGGTTTGAAATCCGGGAAATAGAGACATCGTTCATTGTTGTTATTGTAAACAGCTCAGTATATACATGGGTGACTGACGAATAATTGCAAAAATTTTCCCTAACTGTACGACACTACAGAGACTTCCTACTCTCTACACTGCAAACCTCCATAACTGCTGTTCCCAATTTGGAATCCAACTGTAACATGTCCTTTCATGACCCAATCAAGCAACACAGTAAATGAGATCTGATCATCTATTTGAAGCCTGTCTGTGATGCAATGCTTTAAACGAAATTCGTTCAACATCAGTCACTTACAAGATCCACACCATATCACacagagataatgttaaagagacATGTTAAAGTCATAATCTATATATTGTAATGATAAGTCAGTATTGCTGTTTGCAAACTGTTGGTTTGTTGTGGAAAGGGGCTTTTCAATTCAATATGTTAGTTCAGATTTAATGTAACAGAAATAAATTGGTCTGGGGACAGGATGACCCCTGAAAACAGAAGAATTACAGAACTATTGAGCTGAAATAGTTGCAGTGgtcttttaaaacacatttttaagaatgtaaatATGTGCCTTTTactattacattttgtttttaaaagttaatggaTCTGTGACAAATGAATCTTATGTAGCCTATCCAACAGTAACACTGTAACATCAACATTTTTTGCATCTGTTCTACCTTCAGTGTAACCTCTTAGCCTATTGCTGCTACATTCAAAGTATTGTTgctatttatatatctatatataattgtatacatattaaaatgaaatacataCATGTATAACAGCACAATACACACTTtatgtacatgtttattattgtggaagtggtattagggaggccagcatgAGATGCTCACACCGCGGTCTGTGTGGTCCTAACACCTCAGTAtggtatagtgacggggacactatattttaaaaagcaccgtctttcggatgagatgttaaaccaaggtcctgtctgtggtcattaaaaatcccagggcacttctcataaatgTGTAGGGGTATAACCCCCGTGTCCTGGCCATATTCctccattggcccttatctatcataaccccctaataatctccatccctgaattagCTACATCACTCAaccctcctctccaccaatagctggtgtgtggtgggcattctggcatgttatggctgccgtcgcattatccaggtggatgctgcacaaaggtggtggttgaggaggatcctcctatactatgtaaagcattttgagtgcctagaaaagaactatataaatgtatgaaattattattattattgtaatccaGTTCATCTGTCAAAAGTTTAATTATGTATCAGTATTATATAGACCATCAACCACCCAACACTTTCACCATTAAACAATCCATATTGGTCAAACTATAATGCCAACATCACCAACAATGTGCTGAAATGGGAAAATAATCCTGGTGTAAACACTgcgaacaacaacaaaaaagtctaTAGTGATGCCATTTTTGGCTTGTCTGAACCCCATTGATCCCCATTAAAGATGTTCTGCAAACATCTCTACACAGTATTATATTACAAATTCCTTCTTTCCCATCATGTGATATTATAAAAACCTTCTTTGTTTTTATTGCCAAGTCAGCCCACCAAATTCATCTAGTCTGTATTCTTAGCCAATCAGGAATGACAAAATGACTTTTGGGGTTCTACACTAATGCTGCACTAACATGAGCTATCCATATACTTCTGGCAAATGTCCATTCTACCTCAAAAGGCAAGCACAAAAgaagtacacattttaaaaacattaaacaagtGTGCAATAAATATATGAATCATTATCTGACATAAGGCGTAGAGGCTTCTTATGTTTATTGTAAATCCATTGTGAAAATCTTTGCTAGTACAATATTAATGCAATGTCTGAAATGGCTAGAGATAGCAATAAAAAGCTTGTTTTGCTGGGCTGATTTGCTGACTGTTTACATTATGACGACAGGTAAGGCCTACCTCTCTGTCTTCCTCCTCCCCTGTGGTAAACGAAAAACACTGTGACTTCTAGAAgtgaaaaaaacacataaaaaatgacACATATTAATACAACGGTGAAAAacactatatactgtacatatatgaaaacataaatggaaatacGCTTTATGCAGTGAGATAATACAAAAGAAAATAAGATCTCAGCTGCTGCTATTACATAAAACATATGATTCCTTTACAGGCTGTAAACTAAATGGTAATAATAAAACCATAATATCTTGCTCTGTTTACTACTGACAGTATTATCAATTATGTCTTAAAGTAAGATTAGAGCGCTTAACTGGGCAAACCTCTGTGATACCAGCTCACGAAGCATCAGTATGAGCCTAAGAAATCTATTTATGTTGCTTGAGTCCTAATCCTACCTGCATCATGCAAAGTTCTTCAACCCACATGACTATCAAGGGAAGTCAGTTTCTTGCTGGATCAGTATCGCACATTAACCTAATTCTAATCATATTAGGATCATTCCGTAAAAATCTAAAGGTCTCCGCTTAGCCTTTAGATGtgcttttaaatataaataaaaaaatagctcaAATGGAGGGCTCGATGGCCTAAAAAACAGCATATGACAAATTCAGTTGTATCAGTTCTAGTTAGTTCAAATTGACTtgaataatatatttgtttaacagcacggtggctcagtggtaagcactgttgcctcacagcaagaaggtcctgggtttgaGTCCCAGAgcaactagggcctttctgtgtggagtttgcatgttctccgtgtgtttgtgtgggtttcctctgggtgctctggtttcccccacacttccaaaaacatgcaggttaagtgaattggagactctaaattgctgtgtgtgtgtgtgtgtgtgtgtgtgtgtgtggactatcACGCAGTGGCGAGAGAGAGAACATCTGAAGTACATCCCTGCCTGCATAATGTCTTCAAAACTAGATGATGTGAGTCAAGAGTCAAGTCACAGCACAAAAGTGCTCAGCTTTATTTATCAAGCCTCTTAATgttaaaattctaaataataatataattgctttTTGAATACCTGTCAGGAAAACATGATGGTATATTttgtattctattctgatctgttTTGAACAAAATAGAAATCCACTCTGCTCtattttatataatgaaattatATTCTATAACATTCTCCACTGTTCTATTCTGTTattctattctatctatctatctatctatctatctatctatctatctatccatccattcatccatccatccatccatccatccatccatctatccatctatacaCTCTGCTCTATTCTATTCAAtgaaattatattgaattctgttCTATATgttattctgttctattttattatatatattctacTCTCCTCTAttctattcaaaaatatatattctattacATTCCCTTCTTTTCTATATTTTAGGTTCTGTTATTCTACTCTATTCTCAtctgttttattctgcattttctactctgttctattctattcaaatACATTCTATTCTATTACATTCCCTTCTGCtctctatatattttttacaatccaATACTAtactattctgttctgttttattctattctatcttTTTTCATTCTACatcttctattctgttctattctattgcaTTCCCTTCTGTactatattttatgttctgttattcaacattattttattctattatattctaaatGTATAACAAACAACACTCTATTGATAAAACGCTATGACATCCACATCTATAAAGGCTAAGGATGTAACAATTTATTTCATTTACTAATGCAATTTTATTATGCGTTTACATTTACGATAACCCCACAAAACATGTATCATTCTGATTATGGAAGATCCGCATCGATGGTGTTTGTTATGCAATGTTTACAAAACACTGATTTATCAGCCTAATATCACCGTGCAGCAAACGA
It includes:
- the ric8a gene encoding synembryn-A isoform X2 produces the protein MIMDLNAIIEKMETGDQDAALTALQTYNKEKSQCFSFTTGEEEDRERLGELVLGFLERDLQPSCQLACLESIRILSRDKKSLAPFTTRHAMQILIRHACLGQVEGITPEIPDLEVIVEALKCLCNIVFNSEAAQEAGAELQLIMGLVERMKQCREPQWNHDVRFFDLRLTFLITALRVDVRAQLARELRGVSLLSEALDATLDLCWPDTYEVARAGVDGCSELPPLGRQETERAMEILKILFNVTFDSNRRKVDEEEAATYRHLGAILRHCIMSTSEGEEHTEEMHSHTVNLLGNLPLPCLDVLLMPKVQQGSIEYMGVNMDAVKVLLQFMEKRLDRGDKLKETLLPSLNLLTESARIHRETRKFLRMKVLPPLRDVKNRPEVGHALRNKLVRLMTHIDTDVKHCAAEFLFVLCKESVSRFIKYTGYGNAAGLLAARGLMRGGRDPGHYSEDEDSDTEEYREAKPHINPVTGRVEEEQPNPMEGMTEEQKESEAMKLVNMFDKLSREQVIQPMIIGADGKMTSLEPQELQFLAQQQFGEPNNSESDSDTN
- the ric8a gene encoding synembryn-A isoform X1 yields the protein MIMDLNAIIEKMETGDQDAALTALQTYNKEKSQCFSFTTGEEEDRERLGELVLGFLERDLQPSCQLACLESIRILSRDKKSLAPFTTRHAMQILIRHACLGQVEGITPEIPDLEVIVEALKCLCNIVFNSEAAQEAGAELQLIMGLVERMKQCREPQWNHDVRFFDLRLTFLITALRVDVRAQLARELRGVSLLSEALDATLDLCWPDTYEVARAGVDGCSELPPLGRQETERAMEILKILFNVTFDSNRRKVDEEEAATYRHLGAILRHCIMSTSEGEEHTEEMHSHTVNLLGNLPLPCLDVLLMPKVQQGSIEYMGVNMDAVKVLLQFMEKRLDRGDKLKETLLPSLNLLTESARIHRETRKFLRMKVLPPLRDVKNRPEVGHALRNKLVRLMTHIDTDVKHCAAEFLFVLCKESVSRFIKYTGYGNAAGLLAARGLMRGGRDPGHYSEDEDSDTEEYREAKPQYVTTNKMKVINPVTGRVEEEQPNPMEGMTEEQKESEAMKLVNMFDKLSREQVIQPMIIGADGKMTSLEPQELQFLAQQQFGEPNNSESDSDTN